Proteins from a single region of Aquirhabdus parva:
- a CDS encoding DMT family transporter, giving the protein MSRLQANLLLLVVSLIWGTTFVVQKNLEGVGAITFTGLRFLLGTLAISPLVYREYKKRQRAIQLSAQPNTYLYKKNDFFQLAMLGVFLFVAALLQQVGIASTSVTNAGFLTGFYVPMVPLLSWLILRQRPHWSVWPLSIGCVIGIGLLSGIDSLTFGSGDSWVLASCPFWALQIVFVGRIAERLNSPFLVAFSQFFVAGALGLVWGLIKEPFSLAGMEQASAAILYAGLISVGIAYTGQVIAQRYTQAADAAIVMSSETLFASFFGFLLLGEILDFEGILGCILILLCIVLIQLLPLFSNRKIPSNVLDG; this is encoded by the coding sequence ATGAGTCGTTTACAGGCAAATTTATTGCTTCTGGTGGTTTCTCTAATCTGGGGAACCACATTTGTTGTGCAAAAAAATCTTGAAGGGGTTGGTGCAATCACCTTTACAGGGTTACGTTTTTTGCTTGGTACGCTCGCGATTTCACCACTGGTATACCGAGAATACAAAAAACGGCAACGAGCCATACAGCTCAGTGCTCAACCAAATACCTATCTTTATAAAAAAAATGATTTTTTTCAATTGGCAATGTTAGGTGTTTTTTTGTTTGTTGCAGCACTCTTGCAGCAAGTCGGTATTGCCAGTACGAGCGTGACTAATGCGGGTTTCCTCACCGGCTTCTATGTGCCTATGGTGCCCTTATTGTCTTGGTTAATTCTACGTCAGCGGCCCCATTGGTCTGTATGGCCCTTATCCATCGGTTGCGTGATCGGCATAGGGTTGCTTTCTGGCATTGATTCACTCACTTTTGGTTCTGGGGACAGCTGGGTACTGGCAAGTTGTCCATTTTGGGCGCTACAGATCGTATTTGTTGGACGCATCGCTGAGCGACTGAATTCTCCTTTTCTCGTCGCATTTTCACAGTTCTTTGTCGCAGGTGCTTTAGGGCTCGTTTGGGGCTTAATAAAAGAACCCTTTTCTCTTGCAGGCATGGAGCAAGCATCCGCTGCTATTCTCTATGCAGGTTTAATATCAGTTGGTATTGCTTATACGGGGCAGGTGATTGCGCAGCGTTATACTCAAGCTGCTGACGCGGCAATAGTCATGTCATCTGAAACTTTATTTGCATCCTTCTTTGGTTTTTTACTACTCGGCGAAATCTTGGACTTTGAAGGCATATTGGGCTGTATTTTAATTTTACTGTGTATTGTTTTAATACAGTTATTGCCTTTATTTTCGAATAGAAAAATACCATCAAATGTTCTTGATGGTTAA
- a CDS encoding alpha/beta fold hydrolase: MSSVKRSSLKRPRFNVPSIKKLTESARFINLHDRMFDSESLVQAGKTPFNVVSDNVQEQGLIKLRHYPALEGFPTRHRVPVVIVAPLAINMLVYDLFEDRSLVRYLLEQGFSVYMTDWGSPTREHSRYNFEEYVLNFLPKLLEQVRQHSGQQELSLHSWSMSGVFTLLYAAATKDPNIRNIIVLGTPVSAYLSGTNGAFFQRAGKAMNWIEQHTGFHPRTLPAGLLHSYGWTNALGFKLLDIQGTLKGHLSMLRQLDNRTAVESHATHGAFLNHMVDYPGGINRDMLIKVWMDNGLAHGEFKIGGKTVYLKDIHAALLAGGGRSDTMVTIDAVRPLVDLVGSRDTTFATLPGGHVSMIASEAAAKEFWPVLGEWLAKRSD, encoded by the coding sequence ATGTCGTCTGTTAAGCGTTCTTCCTTAAAGCGACCACGCTTTAACGTCCCTTCTATTAAGAAACTAACAGAGTCTGCTCGATTTATTAATTTACATGACCGGATGTTTGATAGTGAGAGTCTTGTTCAAGCAGGTAAAACCCCTTTTAATGTCGTTTCCGATAATGTTCAAGAACAAGGTCTCATCAAGTTACGTCATTATCCAGCACTTGAAGGCTTCCCAACCCGTCACCGTGTGCCTGTTGTCATCGTTGCGCCACTCGCTATCAACATGCTAGTTTACGACTTGTTTGAAGATCGCTCTCTGGTTCGCTACTTATTAGAGCAAGGCTTCTCTGTTTATATGACCGACTGGGGAAGCCCAACACGAGAGCACTCACGCTACAACTTTGAAGAATATGTATTGAATTTTTTGCCAAAACTGCTTGAGCAAGTAAGACAACACAGTGGACAGCAGGAACTATCATTGCATAGCTGGAGTATGTCTGGAGTTTTCACGCTTCTCTACGCAGCAGCAACTAAAGATCCTAATATTCGAAATATTATCGTCTTAGGAACACCCGTCAGTGCTTACCTATCCGGTACCAATGGTGCATTCTTTCAACGTGCAGGCAAAGCCATGAATTGGATTGAACAGCATACCGGCTTCCACCCTCGCACACTCCCTGCTGGTTTATTGCATTCTTATGGGTGGACCAATGCTCTCGGTTTTAAGCTCTTAGATATTCAAGGCACCTTGAAAGGTCATCTGTCGATGTTACGTCAACTTGATAATCGAACTGCAGTAGAAAGTCATGCAACACACGGAGCATTTCTCAATCATATGGTTGATTATCCAGGTGGAATCAACCGCGATATGCTCATTAAAGTCTGGATGGACAATGGTCTGGCCCATGGCGAGTTTAAAATTGGTGGCAAGACTGTTTATCTAAAAGACATTCATGCTGCTTTGCTTGCAGGTGGCGGTCGATCCGACACCATGGTGACCATTGATGCAGTAAGACCACTGGTTGATCTTGTCGGCAGTCGTGATACTACCTTTGCCACATTACCCGGTGGTCATGTGAGTATGATTGCGAGTGAAGCGGCCGCCAAAGAATTTTGGCCTGTTCTTGGCGAGTGGCTAGCAAAGCGCTCGGATTAA
- a CDS encoding amino acid ABC transporter ATP-binding protein — protein MIKPLITIDHVNKYFGSAHVLQNISTHFNAGEVAVIIGASGSGKSTLLRMLNRMERHDSGTIIINDIEVDDDLRHLSALRAEVGMVFQQFNLFPHMTVLENITLAPRRVRKLSKEQANIEALQLLERVGMLDHASKYPFALSGGQQQRVAIARALAMKPEVLLFDEPTSALDPEMVKEVLDVMKELAKSGMTMIVVTHEMGFAREVGDRILFFDQGCIAQDAPPEQFFSAQENPRIRTFLGQINH, from the coding sequence ATGATTAAGCCATTAATTACCATTGATCACGTTAATAAATATTTTGGCAGTGCTCATGTACTGCAAAATATCAGTACGCATTTTAATGCTGGTGAAGTCGCCGTCATTATAGGCGCATCCGGATCAGGAAAAAGCACGCTATTACGTATGCTGAATCGTATGGAACGCCATGATAGTGGGACGATTATTATCAACGACATCGAAGTTGACGATGATTTACGTCACTTAAGTGCTTTGCGCGCCGAAGTAGGTATGGTTTTCCAGCAGTTCAATCTATTCCCACATATGACCGTCCTTGAAAACATTACACTTGCACCAAGACGGGTTCGTAAGTTATCCAAAGAGCAAGCAAATATCGAAGCATTACAACTCCTTGAACGAGTAGGGATGTTAGATCATGCTTCAAAATATCCCTTTGCATTGTCTGGAGGGCAGCAGCAACGTGTCGCAATCGCCCGTGCACTCGCCATGAAGCCAGAGGTACTGCTGTTTGATGAGCCAACATCTGCGCTTGATCCAGAAATGGTTAAAGAGGTTCTTGACGTCATGAAGGAACTTGCAAAATCGGGCATGACGATGATTGTTGTTACTCATGAAATGGGCTTTGCACGAGAAGTCGGTGACCGGATTCTATTTTTTGACCAAGGCTGTATCGCACAAGATGCACCACCAGAGCAGTTTTTTTCTGCACAAGAAAACCCTCGTATTCGCACGTTTCTTGGTCAAATAAATCATTGA
- a CDS encoding nicotinate phosphoribosyltransferase, with product MASANKIGQLTNRLSNMLLNSDSYKYSHWLQYPPDTRFISSYIEPRGGLFSEVVFFGLQAFLIEYLSHPITSTDVEEAALLLNAHGVPFHRDGWQYIVDQHHGFLPIAIEALAEGTVLPAKNAVLQIVNTDPKCYWLTSFLETALLRAIWYPSTVASQSYACRQIIHRAMEKTCESLSGLPFKLHDFGARGVSSLESAALGGLGHLVNFMGTDTVSSLIAATRWYGMTTPEQIAGFSIPAAEHSTITSWGREGEVDAYRNMLRQFGGPGKILAVVSDSYDLWNAIDNLWGGELREEVKQQGGVLVIRPDSGDPVKIVRESLERLAVRFGYRINEKGYKVLPDYVRIIQGDGINAVSLQTILDAIIVAGFSVDNLAFGMGGGLLQQVDRDTLGWAMKASAADVGGIWRDVYKDPITSQAKRSKRGRLAVIETEHGIETIRLDELVGRKNLLQPIFENGKLLHEVTLTEIRKRAGWGD from the coding sequence ATGGCATCCGCAAATAAAATCGGTCAACTAACGAACCGTCTTAGCAACATGCTGCTGAATAGCGATAGCTACAAATACTCGCATTGGTTGCAATATCCCCCGGACACACGTTTTATCTCAAGCTATATCGAACCGCGTGGTGGTTTGTTTTCTGAAGTGGTATTTTTTGGTTTACAGGCATTTTTAATTGAATATCTATCGCATCCGATCACATCTACAGATGTTGAAGAGGCTGCATTACTATTAAATGCTCATGGCGTACCCTTTCACCGTGACGGTTGGCAATATATTGTTGATCAACATCATGGATTCTTGCCGATTGCAATTGAAGCGCTTGCTGAAGGTACTGTTCTTCCTGCAAAAAATGCCGTGCTACAGATCGTCAATACTGATCCGAAATGCTATTGGCTGACGAGTTTTCTTGAAACGGCATTGTTGCGCGCTATTTGGTATCCATCGACAGTGGCGAGTCAAAGTTATGCCTGTCGCCAGATCATTCACCGCGCGATGGAAAAAACCTGTGAATCACTAAGTGGGCTGCCATTCAAACTCCATGACTTTGGCGCGCGTGGTGTCTCAAGCTTAGAAAGTGCAGCACTGGGTGGTTTAGGGCATCTAGTGAATTTCATGGGCACTGACACTGTCAGTAGTTTAATTGCCGCCACACGTTGGTACGGAATGACGACTCCAGAACAAATCGCAGGATTTTCAATTCCTGCTGCAGAGCACAGTACGATTACCTCATGGGGGCGAGAGGGAGAGGTAGATGCCTATCGTAATATGCTCCGTCAATTTGGTGGTCCCGGAAAAATCCTAGCAGTAGTCAGTGATAGCTATGATTTGTGGAATGCCATTGATAATCTGTGGGGGGGGGAGCTACGCGAGGAAGTCAAGCAGCAAGGCGGTGTCTTAGTGATTCGCCCTGACAGTGGAGACCCAGTCAAGATTGTACGCGAGTCACTAGAACGCTTGGCCGTACGCTTTGGTTATCGTATCAATGAAAAAGGCTATAAGGTCCTACCAGATTATGTCCGCATTATCCAAGGAGATGGCATCAACGCTGTAAGTTTGCAGACAATTTTAGATGCAATTATCGTTGCAGGGTTTAGCGTCGATAACTTGGCATTCGGCATGGGCGGTGGTTTATTACAGCAAGTCGATCGCGACACACTGGGCTGGGCGATGAAAGCGAGCGCAGCGGATGTCGGAGGGATATGGCGTGATGTTTATAAAGACCCTATCACCAGCCAAGCCAAACGCAGTAAGCGCGGACGATTAGCCGTAATTGAAACTGAACATGGCATTGAAACAATTCGTTTAGATGAGCTTGTAGGAAGAAAAAATCTCCTCCAACCCATCTTTGAGAATGGCAAGCTATTACATGAAGTCACCTTGACTGAAATTCGTAAACGCGCCGGTTGGGGCGATTAA
- a CDS encoding helix-hairpin-helix domain-containing protein, translated as MHPSKVDRNLLTQLTDLPNIGKACAAYLHLLGFFKPQQLIGVDPYVLYESICLKTGVKHDPCMIDTFISITRFMDGEEAKPWWAYTAERKQKISLNTKIK; from the coding sequence ATGCATCCTAGCAAAGTGGATCGAAATCTTCTCACTCAACTAACAGATCTTCCAAATATTGGTAAGGCTTGTGCAGCATATCTACATTTGCTCGGATTTTTTAAACCCCAGCAATTGATCGGTGTCGATCCTTATGTCTTATACGAATCTATTTGTTTAAAGACAGGTGTTAAGCATGACCCATGTATGATTGATACCTTTATTTCAATTACTCGGTTTATGGATGGCGAGGAAGCAAAACCATGGTGGGCGTATACTGCTGAGAGAAAACAAAAAATAAGTTTAAATACTAAAATTAAATAA
- a CDS encoding bifunctional nicotinamide-nucleotide adenylyltransferase/Nudix hydroxylase → MNNDSESRLDHSSNDVFDFDYLVFIGRFQPFHFGHESVISAALARSRQVIVLIGSAFLPRSTRNAFSYDERVRMILAAFNADDAKRIHCVPLNDCLYNDTRWVVHVQQSVASVVDIESKKNAKARIGLIGHSKDKTSYYLSLFPHWPSVPVENYQGISATPIRESYLLGAMPQPDRVPESTSKLLAEFKKTSAYALLQEEAWFIDTYRKQWERSPYPPTFVTVDAVVVQSGHILLVERKAMPGRGLWALPGGFIGERETLVDACIRELREETRLKVPDPVLRGSLHGERSFDDPYRSARGRTITHAFYFALKNDPEGLPRVKGGDDAKSAFWVPLANVTPDLLYEDHYAIMNEMIGL, encoded by the coding sequence GTGAATAACGATTCTGAATCTCGATTAGATCACTCATCAAATGATGTATTTGACTTCGATTACCTCGTGTTTATTGGTCGCTTTCAACCCTTCCATTTCGGACATGAGTCCGTAATCAGTGCAGCTCTAGCACGTAGTCGTCAAGTGATCGTGTTGATTGGCTCCGCATTCTTACCGCGTAGTACACGTAATGCATTTAGTTATGACGAGCGTGTACGAATGATTCTAGCTGCTTTCAATGCCGATGATGCAAAACGGATCCACTGTGTTCCTTTGAACGACTGTCTATATAACGATACGCGTTGGGTAGTACATGTTCAACAATCCGTTGCATCGGTTGTGGATATCGAGTCTAAAAAAAATGCCAAGGCACGGATTGGTTTAATTGGTCATAGCAAAGATAAGACATCCTACTACCTCTCCCTGTTTCCCCATTGGCCGTCTGTTCCGGTCGAAAACTATCAAGGCATTTCTGCAACGCCAATTCGGGAGAGTTATTTACTCGGTGCGATGCCTCAACCAGATCGCGTACCTGAAAGTACATCTAAATTGCTTGCGGAGTTTAAGAAAACATCTGCTTATGCACTTCTACAAGAAGAAGCATGGTTTATCGATACCTATCGCAAGCAATGGGAGCGCTCGCCGTATCCACCAACATTTGTGACTGTTGATGCTGTTGTTGTCCAGTCGGGTCATATTTTACTTGTAGAACGCAAAGCAATGCCAGGGCGTGGCTTGTGGGCATTGCCGGGTGGGTTTATTGGTGAGCGTGAAACATTGGTAGATGCTTGTATCCGCGAGCTCCGTGAAGAAACACGACTTAAAGTGCCTGATCCTGTGCTACGTGGATCGCTGCATGGTGAGCGTAGTTTTGATGATCCCTATCGTTCAGCTCGGGGTCGCACGATTACCCATGCATTTTACTTTGCATTAAAAAACGACCCAGAAGGATTGCCTCGCGTAAAAGGGGGCGATGACGCCAAAAGTGCTTTTTGGGTTCCCTTAGCAAATGTAACACCAGATTTATTATACGAAGATCACTATGCCATCATGAATGAAATGATCGGATTGTGA
- a CDS encoding O-succinylhomoserine sulfhydrylase, with translation MTDLPERLPRGLQYELNQDNDGLAEPQFSFDTLAVRAGHTPTHEAEHSEPIFLTSSFVYGSAAEAAQVFGGEKTGNIYSRFTNPTVRIFEQRLAALEGGERCVATASGMAAILSVAMAYLAAGDHVVCSRAVFGTTTALFDKYMRKFGVSTTFVDLTDLAQWKDAIKDGKTKLFFCETPSNPLSQVADLKALATLAHEHDILLAVDNCFCTPALQQPLKFGADLIIHSATKYLDGQGRALGGAVVGSAKLLEEVFLVTRTLGPSMSPFNAWVFLKGLETLRLRMEAHSASALKLALWLEAHPAVKQVYYSGLPSHAGHELAKNQQRAFGGIVSFEVKGDTPEQSRAAAWQVIDSTKMLSITGNLGDTKTTITHPATTTHGRLSAEAKQLAGVTEGLIRIAVGLEDIEDIQQDLARGLNALVG, from the coding sequence ATGACTGATTTACCTGAGCGTTTACCCCGTGGTTTGCAATACGAACTTAACCAAGATAATGATGGTCTTGCAGAACCACAATTTTCTTTTGATACCTTAGCTGTTCGTGCGGGCCATACTCCAACCCATGAGGCAGAACACAGCGAGCCAATTTTTCTCACCTCTTCATTTGTCTATGGCAGTGCAGCCGAAGCTGCACAGGTATTTGGAGGCGAAAAAACTGGCAACATTTACTCTCGGTTTACTAACCCAACGGTACGTATTTTTGAGCAACGCTTAGCTGCCTTGGAAGGTGGAGAGCGCTGCGTTGCTACCGCATCAGGCATGGCAGCCATTCTGTCTGTTGCGATGGCTTATCTTGCTGCTGGTGATCATGTTGTTTGTTCGCGTGCTGTGTTTGGAACAACGACAGCATTATTTGATAAATACATGCGTAAGTTCGGGGTAAGCACAACATTCGTTGACTTGACTGATTTGGCCCAGTGGAAAGATGCAATTAAGGATGGCAAAACCAAGTTGTTTTTTTGTGAAACTCCAAGTAATCCTTTGTCGCAAGTAGCGGATCTGAAAGCCTTGGCAACGCTTGCACATGAGCACGATATTCTACTTGCCGTAGATAACTGTTTTTGTACGCCAGCCCTGCAACAGCCTCTCAAGTTTGGCGCCGATTTAATTATCCATTCGGCAACGAAATATCTGGATGGGCAAGGGCGAGCATTGGGTGGAGCAGTCGTAGGTAGTGCTAAGTTGCTGGAAGAGGTTTTTCTTGTGACTCGCACACTTGGACCATCAATGAGTCCATTTAATGCATGGGTTTTTCTAAAGGGCTTAGAGACTTTGCGTTTACGTATGGAAGCCCATTCAGCCAGTGCGTTGAAATTAGCACTTTGGTTAGAAGCACATCCTGCTGTAAAGCAAGTGTATTACAGTGGTTTGCCAAGCCATGCGGGCCATGAATTGGCAAAAAACCAGCAGCGCGCATTTGGTGGAATTGTTTCCTTTGAGGTAAAAGGGGATACGCCAGAGCAGAGCCGTGCAGCGGCTTGGCAGGTCATTGATTCAACTAAAATGCTTTCCATAACGGGAAATCTAGGTGATACCAAAACCACGATCACTCATCCAGCGACAACTACACATGGTCGTTTATCTGCTGAAGCTAAGCAACTGGCCGGTGTGACTGAAGGACTCATTCGGATCGCGGTAGGGTTAGAAGATATCGAAGATATCCAACAGGATTTAGCACGCGGGTTGAATGCATTGGTTGGATAG
- a CDS encoding amino acid ABC transporter permease — protein sequence MSLKFLSWPASWGRQSKSSATIAIAIVILLLFLWLLAIPLAHIPSPIGENAQEFAKATRITVELAIIAGVIGVVLGVIAALGKLSRFGIIRLISGFYIWVIRGTPLLVQILFVYLALPIFIPSLQFSDFTSAAIALALNAGAYNAEAIRSGLLAVPKGQVEAAQSLGLSAWHTATDIVFPQAFKVALPPLVNNFIALLKDTSLAYAIGVVELTNVGNRIQAETFQPIPTLMTTAVIYLLLTTILTQISNAVERRFDVEGRQS from the coding sequence GTGTCATTAAAATTTTTAAGCTGGCCTGCCAGTTGGGGACGACAGAGCAAAAGTTCTGCGACGATTGCGATCGCCATCGTCATTTTGCTGCTATTCCTATGGCTTCTTGCGATTCCCCTAGCGCATATCCCATCACCCATCGGAGAAAACGCTCAGGAGTTTGCTAAAGCCACGCGTATAACAGTGGAATTGGCAATTATTGCAGGGGTAATCGGCGTCGTGTTGGGGGTGATAGCTGCATTAGGTAAATTATCCCGTTTTGGTATTATTCGCTTGATTTCAGGGTTTTATATTTGGGTTATCCGTGGGACACCACTTCTAGTCCAGATTTTATTTGTATATCTGGCATTGCCTATTTTTATCCCATCACTCCAGTTTTCCGATTTCACTTCCGCTGCAATCGCTTTAGCGTTGAATGCAGGTGCCTATAATGCCGAAGCAATTCGTTCAGGCCTACTTGCCGTACCCAAGGGACAAGTCGAAGCTGCACAATCATTAGGATTATCTGCTTGGCATACAGCAACTGACATTGTTTTTCCACAAGCATTCAAAGTCGCATTACCTCCTCTGGTTAATAATTTTATCGCATTGCTTAAAGACACCTCGTTAGCCTATGCGATAGGTGTGGTGGAGCTCACTAATGTCGGCAACCGTATTCAAGCCGAGACATTTCAGCCCATTCCAACGTTGATGACGACCGCGGTCATTTACCTATTGCTGACTACCATCCTGACGCAAATTTCAAATGCAGTTGAACGTCGATTTGATGTCGAGGGACGACAATCATGA
- the efp gene encoding elongation factor P, whose protein sequence is MKTAQEVKSGNVIMVNGNPMVVLKTEFNKSGRNSAVVKMKMKNLLNEQAQESVYKADEKFDQIILETRDVTYSYFADPMYIFMDDEFNQYEVEEENLGDTKNFIEDGMTDVCEVTMYEGKAISVELPTIIVREVEYTEPAAKGDTSGKVTKIARLKSGYELQVASFIEIGERIEIDSRDGSFRARAKG, encoded by the coding sequence ATGAAAACCGCACAAGAAGTCAAATCTGGCAACGTAATTATGGTCAACGGCAACCCTATGGTTGTTTTGAAAACCGAATTCAACAAATCAGGCCGTAACTCAGCCGTTGTCAAAATGAAAATGAAGAACTTGTTGAATGAACAGGCTCAAGAGTCTGTATATAAAGCTGATGAAAAGTTTGATCAAATCATTCTTGAAACACGTGATGTGACTTACTCTTATTTCGCTGATCCAATGTACATTTTCATGGACGACGAATTCAACCAGTACGAAGTTGAAGAAGAAAACTTAGGCGATACCAAGAACTTCATCGAAGATGGCATGACTGATGTTTGTGAAGTCACCATGTATGAAGGTAAAGCAATCTCTGTAGAGTTACCAACGATCATCGTACGTGAAGTTGAATACACAGAACCTGCAGCTAAAGGTGATACCTCAGGTAAAGTCACCAAAATTGCAAGATTGAAATCGGGTTATGAGTTGCAAGTTGCATCATTCATCGAAATCGGTGAGCGTATTGAAATTGACTCACGCGATGGTTCATTCCGCGCACGCGCTAAAGGCTAA
- the upp gene encoding uracil phosphoribosyltransferase, which produces MPTHEIRHPLIRHKLGLMRRADISTKNFRELAQEVTMLLTYEATKDLVLEDQEIVGWAGPVTVQRIAGKKITVVPILRAGIGMLDGVLNLVPSAKVSVLGLERDEETLKARTYYSKMVPDIANRLGLIIDPMLATGSSLVAAIDVLKTSGCKDIRVMVLVAAPEGIKRVADAHPDVEIYTASVDQGLNEQGYIVPGLGDAGDKIFGSIQKIII; this is translated from the coding sequence ATGCCTACTCACGAAATTCGTCATCCGCTGATTCGGCATAAATTAGGTTTAATGCGCCGCGCAGATATCAGCACTAAGAACTTTCGTGAGCTTGCACAAGAAGTGACGATGCTCTTGACCTATGAGGCGACTAAAGACCTAGTACTTGAAGATCAAGAGATTGTAGGATGGGCAGGTCCTGTGACTGTGCAGAGAATTGCAGGCAAGAAAATAACCGTAGTACCGATTTTAAGGGCAGGAATCGGCATGCTTGATGGTGTTTTAAACCTGGTCCCCAGTGCAAAAGTAAGCGTGCTCGGATTAGAACGGGATGAGGAAACACTTAAAGCTCGGACCTATTATTCGAAAATGGTTCCTGATATTGCTAATCGTTTAGGACTAATCATCGACCCAATGCTTGCGACGGGAAGCTCACTCGTTGCGGCGATTGATGTACTAAAAACATCTGGTTGTAAAGATATTCGCGTTATGGTCCTCGTCGCCGCACCAGAGGGGATAAAACGCGTTGCGGATGCTCATCCTGATGTTGAAATTTATACTGCTTCTGTTGATCAAGGGCTAAATGAACAAGGCTATATCGTGCCTGGATTAGGCGATGCGGGCGATAAGATTTTTGGTAGTATCCAGAAGATTATTATTTAA
- the earP gene encoding elongation factor P maturation arginine rhamnosyltransferase EarP, which translates to MTLRCAIYCTVIDNFGDVGVCWRLARQLAHEYEMDVVLWVDDLASFSKLAPTLEVGLAQQKLDQITVCLWQENDLIDIREHFDLVIEGFGCRLPDVMINRMAKQSADGQPPVWINLEYLSAEAWVVDCHAMPSTHPQTGLIQYFWFPSFYAESGGLIREASLLNRSLDHSSIQSDFWTELGIGNALNFDRRISLFAYENEVITHLLSDLVSDHLSTLLLIPMSKALTIVSEWAGRDLEVGDRITQGALTVVVLPFMNHTDYDQLLWACDLNIVRGEDSFIRAQWSGKPLLWQIYPQEDDAHLLKLDAFVDYVASSVDTHPSWLQAMNAWNSTSTQDHSWASYLAHLSCWTISALDWQKHLTMQSDLAKRLMHFYDQMAAKN; encoded by the coding sequence TTGACTCTAAGATGCGCCATATATTGCACGGTTATCGATAACTTCGGCGACGTTGGCGTGTGTTGGCGTCTTGCACGACAGTTAGCCCATGAATATGAGATGGATGTTGTGTTGTGGGTTGATGATCTCGCCAGTTTTTCCAAACTTGCGCCAACTTTAGAAGTTGGCTTAGCTCAGCAGAAGTTAGACCAGATCACTGTTTGCTTATGGCAAGAGAATGATCTCATTGATATTCGTGAACACTTTGATCTCGTAATTGAAGGGTTTGGTTGTCGTTTGCCCGATGTCATGATCAATAGGATGGCCAAGCAATCCGCAGATGGACAGCCTCCTGTATGGATCAATTTAGAGTATCTCAGTGCCGAAGCTTGGGTTGTTGACTGCCATGCTATGCCGTCAACTCACCCGCAAACGGGTTTGATTCAATACTTTTGGTTTCCAAGTTTCTATGCAGAAAGTGGTGGTTTAATTCGAGAGGCTTCGTTACTCAATAGAAGTCTCGATCATTCAAGCATTCAATCCGATTTTTGGACAGAATTGGGCATTGGTAATGCGCTGAACTTTGATCGACGTATTTCACTCTTTGCTTATGAGAACGAAGTCATTACCCATTTGTTGTCTGATTTAGTATCCGACCATCTTTCAACACTTTTATTAATCCCTATGAGTAAAGCACTCACGATCGTGAGTGAGTGGGCGGGTCGTGATTTAGAGGTTGGTGATCGAATCACACAGGGAGCATTAACTGTTGTTGTTCTCCCCTTTATGAATCATACAGATTATGACCAGTTACTTTGGGCATGTGATTTAAATATTGTCCGTGGGGAAGACTCTTTTATTCGCGCACAATGGTCAGGGAAGCCATTACTTTGGCAAATCTATCCGCAAGAAGATGATGCTCATCTTTTAAAACTTGATGCATTCGTAGACTATGTTGCATCTAGCGTTGATACCCATCCTTCTTGGCTTCAAGCAATGAACGCTTGGAATAGTACAAGTACCCAAGATCATTCATGGGCATCTTATCTGGCTCACTTATCCTGTTGGACCATCTCTGCACTGGATTGGCAGAAACATCTAACCATGCAGTCAGATCTTGCGAAGCGGTTAATGCATTTCTATGACCAAATGGCTGCTAAAAATTGA